One region of Dokdonia sp. 4H-3-7-5 genomic DNA includes:
- a CDS encoding STAS/SEC14 domain-containing protein, producing the protein MKNIREFEFGKIQIEENFVIGIMKEGSHVDRESNQLLLSFCKDYFNGKSFGYISHRLNSYSVDPTVYMDAGNHPGLKAIAVVIDNPLIKSNVALEKQFFNQPFESFYSVEDAKEWLSKLLVN; encoded by the coding sequence TTGAAAAATATTAGAGAATTTGAGTTTGGAAAAATCCAAATTGAAGAAAATTTTGTTATTGGCATCATGAAAGAAGGTTCTCATGTAGATCGAGAGTCCAACCAATTATTACTTTCATTCTGTAAAGATTATTTCAATGGTAAATCATTTGGTTACATTTCCCATAGACTTAATTCATATTCAGTAGATCCCACAGTTTATATGGATGCTGGAAATCACCCCGGTCTTAAAGCTATTGCAGTAGTTATCGATAATCCACTTATTAAGTCCAATGTAGCATTAGAAAAGCAATTTTTTAATCAACCATTTGAATCTTTTTATTCTGTAGAGGATGCAAAAGAATGGCTTTCAAAATTGCTCGTAAACTAA
- a CDS encoding DUF3817 domain-containing protein encodes MLKTFRILSVLEGISFLLILFITMPLKYIFDNGAPNKVIGMAHGFLFLAYVVMAIMMKSYMKWNNKTVGIVLLCSIIPFGTFWMDKKYLQST; translated from the coding sequence ATGCTTAAGACCTTTAGAATTCTTAGTGTATTAGAAGGAATATCATTCTTATTAATACTTTTTATCACCATGCCATTAAAGTATATATTTGATAATGGAGCACCTAACAAAGTCATAGGGATGGCTCATGGATTTCTATTTCTTGCCTATGTAGTGATGGCAATTATGATGAAATCTTATATGAAATGGAACAATAAAACAGTAGGAATCGTCCTTTTATGCTCTATTATTCCATTTGGTACTTTCTGGATGGATAAAAAGTATCTCCAGTCTACTTAA
- a CDS encoding SDR family oxidoreductase, producing MESLKDKVALITGGTKGIGRGIAEALLHQGMKVAITGRDEKGAQEAAHELTENDNYILGIAADVRNYESQQHAVKAVLDKFGKIDVLIANAGLGHFESITDMSIKQWDETIDTNLTGVFYSVKASLEAVKKTEGYIFTISSLAGTNFFEKGTAYNASKFGLTGFSQALMLDLRQDNVKVTTIMPGSVSSHFGGRSPEEGTDWRIQPEDLGQITVDLLKMHPRTLPSKIEVRPSKPPTK from the coding sequence ATGGAATCATTAAAGGATAAAGTTGCATTAATAACGGGAGGAACAAAAGGAATAGGGCGCGGTATTGCCGAAGCCTTGTTGCATCAAGGGATGAAAGTAGCTATCACGGGAAGAGATGAGAAAGGTGCTCAAGAAGCAGCTCATGAGCTTACTGAAAATGATAATTACATTCTCGGTATTGCTGCAGATGTAAGGAATTATGAAAGTCAGCAACACGCGGTAAAAGCAGTACTAGATAAATTTGGAAAAATTGATGTACTCATTGCAAATGCTGGTCTTGGACATTTTGAGAGCATTACAGATATGTCTATAAAACAATGGGATGAGACTATTGATACCAATCTTACTGGTGTTTTCTACTCGGTAAAAGCATCCCTTGAAGCAGTCAAAAAAACTGAAGGATATATTTTTACAATTTCTAGTCTTGCGGGAACAAATTTCTTTGAAAAAGGAACGGCTTATAATGCAAGTAAGTTTGGACTAACAGGATTCTCACAAGCCCTAATGTTAGACTTAAGACAAGATAATGTAAAAGTGACTACCATTATGCCAGGTTCTGTAAGCAGCCATTTTGGAGGTAGATCACCAGAAGAAGGCACAGACTGGCGTATACAACCCGAAGATCTTGGTCAAATTACCGTTGATCTTCTTAAAATGCACCCAAGAACATTACCTAGTAAAATCGAGGTGCGACCATCTAAACCGCCTACTAAATAG
- a CDS encoding esterase-like activity of phytase family protein, with translation MSIKNIFSLLFVTVVLSCKSINILPKNSSEIIKLNFINEVIIPSDEMYDGAAVGGLSSIDYMDGKMYIICDDRKDPRFYMADIPIQSGKLQAPIFTKVVSLKDNTGLAFNAGQANPESLRVTVSNDIIWSSEGNISKGIDPFIRVASIDGNFKSAFTIPSRYLVQSNDNNGPHNNGVFEALTRNYDNNGFWVTTELPLKQDGIVPTASDANSPVRIAYIDHERNTFTKEYAYMLDKVARKGKLEVNGITEILSYDEHSFLVLERSYASGHEDGGNDVKIYQVSTKNATDVNDLNSLSNSAYIPATKKLLLDFSSVRSQLTDGIVDNIEGMTFGPNFENGNRSLIVISDNNFNSFGKQLSQIILFEIK, from the coding sequence ATGTCAATTAAAAATATCTTTTCTCTCCTATTTGTAACAGTTGTACTCTCTTGTAAATCCATTAACATCCTACCAAAGAATTCTTCTGAAATAATTAAACTTAATTTTATAAATGAAGTTATCATACCAAGTGATGAAATGTACGACGGAGCAGCCGTAGGCGGGCTATCAAGCATCGATTATATGGATGGTAAAATGTATATCATATGTGATGATAGAAAAGATCCGCGATTTTATATGGCTGATATTCCTATTCAAAGTGGCAAATTACAAGCACCAATATTTACTAAAGTGGTAAGTCTTAAAGATAACACAGGTCTTGCTTTTAACGCTGGGCAAGCAAATCCTGAGTCGCTACGTGTTACAGTATCAAATGACATTATCTGGTCTAGCGAAGGAAATATAAGTAAAGGCATTGACCCATTTATAAGAGTAGCTAGTATAGATGGAAATTTTAAAAGTGCTTTTACAATTCCATCTCGATATCTTGTACAGTCAAACGATAATAATGGCCCACATAATAATGGTGTTTTTGAAGCACTTACTAGAAATTACGACAATAACGGATTCTGGGTAACTACAGAGTTACCACTTAAACAAGATGGAATTGTACCCACTGCTAGCGATGCAAACTCTCCCGTACGTATTGCATACATAGACCATGAGCGCAACACTTTTACTAAAGAGTATGCCTACATGCTGGATAAAGTAGCTAGAAAAGGGAAGCTTGAAGTAAACGGTATTACTGAAATTTTGTCATATGATGAGCACTCTTTTCTAGTTCTTGAACGCTCTTATGCTTCGGGTCATGAAGACGGTGGAAATGATGTTAAGATTTACCAAGTTTCAACTAAAAATGCTACAGATGTAAACGACCTAAACAGTCTTTCTAACTCCGCCTATATCCCTGCGACCAAGAAACTGCTATTAGATTTTAGTAGCGTGCGCAGTCAGCTCACAGATGGTATTGTAGATAATATTGAAGGAATGACTTTTGGCCCTAATTTTGAAAACGGCAATAGATCACTTATCGTTATTTCTGATAATAATTTTAACTCCTTTGGAAAACAACTTAGTCAGATAATCCTATTTGAAATTAAGTGA
- the mnmE gene encoding tRNA uridine-5-carboxymethylaminomethyl(34) synthesis GTPase MnmE: MNVQDTIVALASPAGAGAIAVIRVSGAQALEITSPIFKSVSGKVLSEQKTHTIHLGHIMDGERTIDEVLVSLFKGTNSYTGEPTVEISCHGSNYIQQEIIQLLLRSGCRAAQAGEFTLRSFINGKMDLSQAEAVADLIASDNEASHHIAMQQMRGGFSNEIAQLRQELLNFASLIELELDFSEEDVEFADRSQFKELIARITKVLKRLIDSFATGNVIKNGIPVAIVGEPNVGKSTLLNALLNEERAIVSDIAGTTRDTIEDELSIGGIGFRFIDTAGIRETVDVIEGLGIKKTFEKIKQAQVVILLFSANEFLANGATFKTEIEKIKNKFPLKPLVIVANKVDQVSESDVKEISNQIPNLHLLSAKENKGVDELKTKLLEFVNTGALRNDETIVTNSRHYDALLKALEEIEKVQYGLDTDLSGDLMAIDIREALYHFGEITGQVTNDELLGNIFANFCIGK, from the coding sequence ATGAATGTACAAGATACTATAGTAGCTTTAGCAAGTCCAGCAGGTGCTGGCGCAATTGCTGTAATACGCGTTTCTGGAGCTCAAGCCCTAGAAATAACCTCCCCTATTTTTAAATCTGTTAGTGGTAAAGTGTTATCAGAGCAAAAAACACATACCATTCACTTAGGACATATTATGGATGGTGAGCGCACTATAGATGAAGTTCTAGTCTCATTATTTAAAGGCACAAACTCATACACTGGCGAGCCTACTGTTGAAATTTCTTGCCACGGATCAAATTATATTCAGCAAGAAATCATACAGTTACTATTAAGATCAGGCTGTCGTGCTGCGCAAGCAGGAGAGTTCACACTACGTTCATTTATTAATGGTAAAATGGACTTGAGTCAAGCAGAAGCTGTTGCAGATCTTATTGCAAGTGATAACGAAGCTTCTCACCATATTGCAATGCAACAAATGCGAGGAGGCTTCTCTAATGAAATAGCACAACTGCGTCAAGAGCTTTTAAACTTTGCATCCCTCATTGAACTAGAATTAGACTTCTCTGAAGAAGATGTTGAGTTTGCAGACCGTAGTCAATTTAAAGAGCTCATTGCTCGTATCACTAAAGTACTTAAACGTCTTATAGATTCTTTCGCTACCGGTAATGTGATAAAAAATGGAATCCCCGTAGCTATTGTAGGAGAACCAAACGTGGGAAAATCAACCTTATTAAATGCACTTCTTAATGAAGAACGTGCTATTGTATCAGACATCGCAGGCACCACTCGTGATACTATAGAGGATGAACTATCAATAGGTGGTATTGGTTTTAGGTTTATAGACACTGCTGGTATACGAGAAACTGTAGATGTGATTGAAGGCTTAGGAATCAAAAAAACATTTGAAAAAATAAAACAAGCACAAGTAGTTATTTTACTATTTAGTGCAAATGAATTTCTTGCAAATGGTGCCACATTCAAAACAGAAATTGAAAAAATCAAAAACAAGTTTCCACTAAAGCCTCTTGTTATTGTCGCCAATAAAGTTGATCAAGTATCTGAGAGTGACGTTAAAGAAATAAGTAATCAAATACCAAATCTCCATCTACTTTCTGCCAAAGAAAACAAAGGAGTTGATGAGCTTAAAACTAAACTTTTAGAGTTTGTAAATACTGGTGCCTTACGTAATGATGAGACTATTGTTACAAACAGTCGTCACTACGATGCTTTACTTAAGGCGCTTGAAGAAATAGAAAAAGTGCAATATGGACTAGATACAGATCTCTCAGGTGATCTTATGGCAATTGACATTAGAGAGGCGCTCTATCATTTTGGAGAGATTACTGGGCAAGTAACTAATGATGAGCTACTTGGTAATATCTTTGCTAATTTTTGTATCGGGAAGTAA
- a CDS encoding ATP-dependent Clp protease ATP-binding subunit — protein MDDNFSPRVKDVIAYSKEEALRLGHDFIGTEHLLLGLLRDGSGKAIDILGALNIDLEHLRRKVEILSPANPNMNLQSNDKKNLHLTRQAERALKTTFLEAKLFQSSSINTAHLLLCVLRNENDPTTKLLNRLKVDYDSVKDQFKLMMANESDEYIEPIKSESFSDDGDNSDEGSKENPFNSPTTPKGGKKSKTPVLDNFGRDLTAMADEGKLDPVVGREKEIERVSQILSRRKKNNPLLIGEPGVGKSAIAEGLALRIVQRKVSRILFDKRVVTLDLASLVAGTKYRGQFEERMKAVMNELEKNDDIILFIDEIHTIVGAGGATGSLDASNMFKPALARGEIQCVGATTLDEFRQHIEKDGALERRFQKVIVEPTSVEETIEILQNIKGKYEEHHNVTYTDEAIEACVKLTNRYMTDRFLPDKAIDALDEAGSRVHITNIDVPKKILELENKLEEVRELKTSVVKKQKYEEAAKLRDDEKTLEKELAIAQERWEEDAKLHKEEVSEDNVADVVSMMTGIPVNRIAQTESNKLAELPAIIKKNVIGQDEAVAKVAKAIQRNRAGLKDPNKPIGSFIFLGQTGVGKTQLAKVLAKELFDNQDALIRIDMSEYMEKFSISRLVGAPPGYVGYEEGGQLTEKVRRKPYAVVLLDEIEKAHPDVFNMLLQVLDDGFLTDSLGRKIDFRNTIIIMTSNIGARKLKDFGQGVGFGTATRKTQVDDNARSIIQNALKKAFAPEFLNRVDDVVVFNALEREDIHRIIDIELSKLYTRIKDLGYDLSLSEKAKDYISDKGFDKEYGARPLKRAIQKYIEDALAEEIINSQLKEGDSIFMDFDEKKEELVIDIKKIEATES, from the coding sequence ATGGACGATAATTTTTCACCAAGAGTAAAAGATGTGATTGCTTATAGTAAGGAAGAGGCCTTAAGATTGGGTCATGACTTTATAGGCACGGAGCACTTACTACTTGGGTTATTAAGAGACGGAAGCGGTAAAGCAATCGATATTTTAGGAGCTTTAAACATAGATTTAGAGCATTTAAGACGCAAGGTTGAGATACTAAGCCCAGCAAACCCCAATATGAATTTGCAGAGTAACGATAAGAAAAACTTACATCTTACTCGTCAGGCAGAGCGTGCACTAAAAACAACCTTTTTAGAAGCAAAGCTTTTTCAAAGTTCATCAATAAATACGGCTCATCTATTATTATGTGTACTACGTAATGAGAATGACCCTACTACAAAACTTCTTAATCGACTTAAAGTAGATTATGACAGTGTTAAAGACCAATTTAAATTAATGATGGCAAACGAAAGCGATGAATATATAGAGCCTATTAAGTCAGAATCTTTTAGTGATGATGGCGATAATAGTGATGAAGGATCTAAAGAAAATCCTTTTAATAGCCCTACAACGCCTAAAGGAGGAAAGAAAAGTAAAACTCCTGTTTTAGACAACTTTGGAAGAGATCTTACTGCGATGGCAGATGAGGGCAAACTTGATCCAGTAGTAGGACGCGAGAAAGAAATAGAGCGTGTATCTCAAATTTTGAGTAGACGCAAGAAAAATAATCCTCTTTTAATAGGAGAACCAGGAGTGGGTAAATCTGCTATTGCAGAAGGACTTGCTTTACGTATTGTGCAACGAAAGGTGTCTCGTATACTTTTTGACAAGCGTGTTGTTACTCTTGACCTTGCTAGTCTTGTAGCCGGAACAAAATACAGAGGACAGTTTGAGGAGCGCATGAAGGCTGTAATGAATGAGCTTGAAAAGAATGATGATATTATTCTTTTTATTGACGAAATTCACACAATCGTAGGTGCAGGTGGAGCGACAGGATCTCTTGATGCATCAAATATGTTTAAACCAGCACTAGCTCGAGGCGAAATACAATGTGTAGGAGCGACTACGTTAGATGAATTCCGCCAGCATATTGAAAAAGACGGAGCTCTTGAGCGTCGTTTCCAAAAAGTTATTGTAGAACCTACTTCTGTTGAAGAAACTATTGAAATTCTACAAAATATTAAAGGAAAGTACGAAGAGCACCACAACGTAACATATACGGATGAGGCTATCGAAGCTTGTGTAAAACTTACAAATAGATATATGACGGATAGGTTTCTCCCAGATAAAGCTATTGATGCTCTGGATGAGGCGGGATCTCGTGTCCACATCACAAATATTGATGTACCAAAGAAAATTCTAGAACTAGAAAATAAACTTGAAGAGGTAAGAGAACTCAAAACATCTGTTGTCAAAAAGCAGAAGTATGAAGAGGCTGCGAAGTTAAGAGATGACGAGAAAACCTTAGAAAAGGAACTTGCAATCGCTCAAGAGCGCTGGGAAGAAGATGCAAAGCTTCATAAAGAAGAGGTATCTGAAGATAATGTTGCAGATGTAGTGAGTATGATGACGGGAATCCCTGTTAATCGTATTGCACAAACAGAAAGCAACAAACTTGCCGAACTACCTGCTATCATTAAGAAAAATGTAATAGGTCAGGACGAAGCTGTTGCTAAAGTAGCTAAGGCCATACAACGTAACAGAGCAGGATTGAAAGACCCAAATAAGCCTATAGGTTCATTTATTTTCTTAGGACAAACGGGTGTAGGTAAAACGCAACTAGCAAAAGTCCTTGCAAAGGAACTATTTGATAATCAAGATGCACTCATACGTATTGATATGAGTGAGTACATGGAGAAATTCTCAATATCTAGATTAGTTGGAGCGCCTCCTGGATACGTAGGTTATGAAGAAGGTGGCCAACTTACAGAAAAAGTGCGTCGTAAGCCTTATGCTGTAGTACTTCTTGATGAAATAGAAAAAGCGCATCCAGATGTGTTCAACATGCTATTGCAAGTACTAGACGATGGTTTCTTAACAGATTCTTTAGGTCGTAAAATCGATTTTAGAAATACAATCATCATTATGACGTCTAATATAGGTGCAAGAAAACTCAAAGACTTTGGTCAGGGAGTTGGTTTTGGTACTGCTACTCGTAAAACTCAAGTAGACGATAATGCAAGAAGTATTATACAGAATGCACTTAAAAAAGCCTTTGCACCTGAGTTTTTAAATCGTGTAGACGATGTTGTGGTATTTAACGCATTAGAGCGTGAGGATATTCATAGAATTATTGATATTGAACTTTCAAAATTATATACTAGAATCAAAGATTTAGGATATGACTTATCTCTTAGTGAAAAAGCTAAGGATTATATAAGTGATAAAGGATTTGATAAAGAATATGGCGCAAGACCACTTAAGAGAGCTATTCAAAAGTATATTGAAGACGCACTAGCTGAGGAGATAATTAATTCTCAACTAAAAGAAGGTGATAGCATATTTATGGACTTTGACGAGAAAAAAGAAGAATTAGTTATTGATATAAAAAAGATAGAAGCTACAGAATCGTAA
- a CDS encoding DUF4870 domain-containing protein codes for MEIVQQTTYAREDRTLLALTHLSQLLDYVTGFGGFIVPLVLWLSNKDRVIDMDEHGKSIANFQISLFIYCILSIPAILLLGLGLVTLLILAVLGFILPIINAIRASNGEEPNYYISIKFFK; via the coding sequence ATGGAAATCGTACAACAAACCACTTATGCGCGTGAAGATAGAACGCTGCTAGCACTTACTCATCTATCACAACTTCTAGACTATGTTACTGGTTTTGGAGGTTTTATAGTACCACTCGTATTGTGGCTTTCTAATAAAGACCGAGTAATTGACATGGATGAGCATGGAAAATCTATTGCAAATTTTCAGATAAGTTTGTTCATTTATTGCATACTGAGCATCCCTGCAATACTATTATTGGGGTTAGGTCTAGTTACTTTATTAATACTTGCAGTGTTAGGCTTTATTTTACCTATTATAAATGCAATAAGAGCTAGTAATGGTGAAGAGCCTAACTATTATATAAGCATAAAATTCTTTAAGTAG